The genome window TGCGGAACGTTTGCGACCACTACTGTTGAAGCTACCCAAGGGCGAAGCAACCGCCGCCGGTTCATTGCCATCCAAGCAGTAAAGCAAACTGGGACTCAGCTCCGATTCATCGTAATCCTCAATGTCCTGTGTAGTGTTGGTGCCACCAAAATCATCGGAGCGACTGGCAAAGGATAGATCTGCTGGACTGGCTGTCAGAACGCTGCGAGTGAGCAGATAGTCCCTAAGGATTACAGAATACACTTTTGTGATTAAAATAATCAACCAAACAATATGATAAAAAGTTCTCACTTGAAGTCGCTTGTGAGCGCATTGTGTGATTTGCCCTCCAATGATGGCTCCTCTGtactgttgctattgctgctgctgcttgaacGCTGGCAGGATGACAACAATGTGCCATTTAAATACTGTCGCCTGAGTATATCCGCATAGCCGCCCAGTGAGGTAGCATCTTCGCAGTGCAATGCAGGGGGCTCCAATTGCTTGCTGTCCATCAGCTCGTCCTGGTCGGTTTGCTCAGCTTGGTTGACAAAGCAAGGATTCGGTTGCTTATCGCCATTGCCCAATGCATTGAGCAACATCACCGGTTTTCGAGAACGCGGTGTCATAATTGATTcctgcaaaaaaagaaaaatattagtACAGTTTATAGGATACAATGCATTCAATCCATGCACATGCCAAGCAATTCATCGTGCTGTACTTACCTGCATCGCCTTGGGCATGCGTTGGGTAGATTTCGTGATGGGCGACATTGAGCGACGACCCATGCGGAGCGATGGAGTACTCGTAATTAGATCGAGGTTACGATAAACGCTGCTCTGTAGCAGCTGCTGATGATAATCAATGTTACCTGGCAAGCCAATGCCAGCGGGCAGGTCATTAGAGCTGGCATTTGTTTCCGATAAAGTATCCTCATCGATGGCATGGTCTTGAGCTTCCTCCAAATCACTATCATCCATATCCTCGAGCAGGGGTGCGTCTGCCGCCTGCAAATGGCAGGCCGACTGCTTGGCGTCATCGCTAGGACGCCGCTTCAACGTTGCCGAAACGCTGCGCACCAAACGCTTTGTGGTCTCCGGTGTGCTGAATGGAAAACGCAAATTGCCCATGCTGACGCCCTTCATCAGTTTGCGTGTCAACGATTTGCCCATACCGCTGCTAGTTGCCGTTGACACCTCCACAATGGGCGTTAACGCAGGgtcctcgtcgtcgtcatcttcAACGCCATGCACCTGTGGTCGCAGACTACAGAGATTAGGCTCCGACTTGTAGCGTGATGATTGCTGTACGGGCGTACAGGGATTCGAGTATTCCTCGATCTCGTGCAGACGTCGATCATTCCATGCCACACTCTTCTTATCAGCTGCCACACTGATCAGTTGCTGTGCTGCCGCCGAGATAAACTTTAACGGGGTCACACACCGCGTATCGATCTCGTCCAATTCGGGCACAGCGGCGGGCACAGACGCCAGCTCATGTGATTGCTGGCGACTGACGGGCGCcgagtggctgctgctgctattcgCACCACAGCTACTGCTACTGTCTGACGATGATTCGATCTTCAGCGATGTGGATGAAATGGATTTCTGAAGCGTGTGCAAAGGGTTAGTGCCAGATGCGGTGACGCTGATGGATGATGGAGGCAATGACATCGCAGGCGTGGGACTTTGGAATAGCACGCGCAACTTGGGCGCCTTGGCATGCGATAAATTTGGCGTCTGCGTCAAGGACAAAGACATGCGGTTAGATTACaacataaaaagcaaaagagtgcTACGATTAAATAGCAAATAGATCAATCcttgttttcattaaattatcGCTGGTATTTTtcatatgaaaattatttgctgGCGACATATCCAAACAAGAATATACAATTAATGAAAACAGAATCACAAACTCTTCTCTAAAATTAACGACTCGTTACATTTgataattttgtgaattggagtcgatgtttatatatataaactgcAAAATAACCCAACCAACACCCACCTCTGATCCGCTCATAGCTTGCAAAGCAGGCGCACGTTTTGGGGTACGCGACATAAGGCTCTTGTGAAAGATGTGCTTCTTGATAGAATCGCCCAATGATTTGGCGCTGCGAGTTGCCTCATTGTTCTTTAGTCGATTCATTACAACCAACTGTAGTGGAGTACCTGAGCATGATGAGATGTTACATTAAAAACTCAAGTAATACATAAAACTTATTGTTCTTATACCCTGCCCATTCTGCTTGTTGAATTGCTTGATTAGTCGCCGTTTCTTCGATGACTCGGGCAGACTTTGAATGTGAGCATATAGCTGGGCCAGCTCCGTATCCGTAGTGTTAGTATTAGTGGCCGCAGCGGTGGCTGCACGATCTACAAAAGTGTACACCGTGTTGACCGTCGAGATGTCCGAGATGGATTCGTCAAGCGTTTGCTCCGGCGACATTGTTTTCTTGCGTTTGCGTTCAAGAAAGTACGCCCGAATATCAGTTGCCAGTTTCGCAGGCACAGCAAAGATGTCGAGGTTGCGGGATATCATGTAAGCGATGATGCTTGACATCCGCTTCGCCGTATAGTGCAATACCTCAGGCGGCAGGTTGCGTGGACAGATAAGATGTGGTGTAAATATCGTGGCCAAATTGGTTGCTGTCATCTTATTGCTCTGCTCGTGCAATGAGACGGCATGCAGCATTTCAATAATGTGTTTGAGCAACTCACGATGCTCCTCAGGCAGCAATAACAAGAGCAATTGCACCGAGTTTAGCAGGTGTTGCTGACGCTCCAAAGTAGACTGTGTTCTTTCTTCGATAAGAGCTTGGCACAGTGGTGCTATCTGTAGATGCGCTGGATAGTGGGCATCTGTGAGCAATGGTTCGGGTAATTCGGCGAGAAAACTCTTGAAAACTGTGGCACAATCGTGGGCTGAGAATTCCGATTGTTCCAGTTCCAGTGGCTTGTCCTGTTGTATGTGCAAACGCAGTTCGTTTTGCCTGGATACGGCACCTGTTTTACGAAATATGCCCTCCTGAGTAAGATCTAAGAGAGTAAGAGATTGGGATGTTGTTAGCCCTCAATGCAAAGTTAAATGCACTTTACTCACTCTTCTCGAGCATCAGAAACTCTTTGAGCTCCAGGAGATGCATTAGAAAGCCCGCATCGATCTGTTGCTGCAAGCATTCCGTGGGACTGTTGCCCACAGATTTGCTACCAGCACCTGTGGCACAGCCCGTCACTGTTGCAACGCTAGCTGTGTTGCCACCGTGGCCCAAACGATGCTTCTTCGACAGGCGATTCCATTTCTTGAGCTTGCCTTTGTCCTCGTACACAATCTCGTGGCAGGCTAAATCGAATCTACAATTGGTGCGGTAATACATATagtcacacatacacacgacTGCAATGATTTTCATTCAGCTTACTCATCGGTGTTCAATTCAAGCTCAAACGAGAGATGCATGCGTACGAGAGATTTATATTTCTCATAGTTGCAGGTGCGCATGCGCGTCGCCAGCTCGAGGTCGTTAAATTCATTGA of Drosophila nasuta strain 15112-1781.00 chromosome 3, ASM2355853v1, whole genome shotgun sequence contains these proteins:
- the LOC132791512 gene encoding uncharacterized protein LOC132791512, whose amino-acid sequence is MDMEYVNINEFNDLELATRMRTCNYEKYKSLVRMHLSFELELNTDEFDLACHEIVYEDKGKLKKWNRLSKKHRLGHGGNTASVATVTGCATGAGSKSVGNSPTECLQQQIDAGFLMHLLELKEFLMLEKNLTQEGIFRKTGAVSRQNELRLHIQQDKPLELEQSEFSAHDCATVFKSFLAELPEPLLTDAHYPAHLQIAPLCQALIEERTQSTLERQQHLLNSVQLLLLLLPEEHRELLKHIIEMLHAVSLHEQSNKMTATNLATIFTPHLICPRNLPPEVLHYTAKRMSSIIAYMISRNLDIFAVPAKLATDIRAYFLERKRKKTMSPEQTLDESISDISTVNTVYTFVDRAATAAATNTNTTDTELAQLYAHIQSLPESSKKRRLIKQFNKQNGQGTPLQLVVMNRLKNNEATRSAKSLGDSIKKHIFHKSLMSRTPKRAPALQAMSGSETPNLSHAKAPKLRVLFQSPTPAMSLPPSSISVTASGTNPLHTLQKSISSTSLKIESSSDSSSSCGANSSSSHSAPVSRQQSHELASVPAAVPELDEIDTRCVTPLKFISAAAQQLISVAADKKSVAWNDRRLHEIEEYSNPCTPVQQSSRYKSEPNLCSLRPQVHGVEDDDDEDPALTPIVEVSTATSSGMGKSLTRKLMKGVSMGNLRFPFSTPETTKRLVRSVSATLKRRPSDDAKQSACHLQAADAPLLEDMDDSDLEEAQDHAIDEDTLSETNASSNDLPAGIGLPGNIDYHQQLLQSSVYRNLDLITSTPSLRMGRRSMSPITKSTQRMPKAMQESIMTPRSRKPVMLLNALGNGDKQPNPCFVNQAEQTDQDELMDSKQLEPPALHCEDATSLGGYADILRRQYLNGTLLSSCQRSSSSSNSNSTEEPSLEGKSHNALTSDFKDYLLTRSVLTASPADLSFASRSDDFGGTNTTQDIEDYDESELSPSLLYCLDGNEPAAVASPLGSFNSSGRKRSADTPLKTGIIPDGDDDHNKENISFRNDEDADEHLLTKKLLITSREEYPGETAL